One genomic region from Anaerolineae bacterium encodes:
- the ruvC gene encoding crossover junction endodeoxyribonuclease RuvC has protein sequence MRVLGIDPGLALTGYGLVEGNGSLVLVEMGSVTTPSSAPLPERLKILYDDISFLLAKLRPEAVALEELFFGKNVRTAISVGQARGVIILAVAQAGIPLHEYTPLQVKEALTGYGRADKQQIQRMICFLLGLSSPPQPDDVADAVAVAICHLHHRKLAALL, from the coding sequence GTGAGAGTCCTTGGAATTGACCCCGGGCTGGCCCTGACAGGCTACGGCCTTGTGGAAGGGAATGGTTCTCTCGTTTTGGTGGAAATGGGAAGCGTGACCACCCCCTCGTCGGCTCCCCTGCCTGAGAGGCTTAAAATACTTTACGATGATATCTCTTTTCTTCTAGCGAAGCTACGTCCGGAAGCGGTTGCCTTAGAAGAACTTTTCTTCGGGAAAAACGTCCGCACTGCCATCAGTGTGGGCCAGGCGAGAGGGGTGATTATCCTGGCGGTAGCTCAGGCTGGAATCCCCCTGCACGAATACACCCCACTTCAGGTCAAGGAAGCTCTTACAGGCTACGGTCGGGCTGATAAACAACAAATCCAGAGGATGATTTGCTTCCTCCTGGGCTTGTCCTCCCCCCCTCAGCCCGATGATGTGGCAGATGCAGTGGCTGTGGCCATTTGTCACTTGCACCATCGTAAATTAGCAGCCCTTTTATGA
- the ruvA gene encoding Holliday junction branch migration protein RuvA encodes MISSIRGVVEKTGKNFVVVRVGDVSLKVLVPAYLVDEGLQPGDSITLFTSLYFKEEELSLYGFAHEDERDFFELLMTTPGVGPKVALALLSYLSPAALREAIALEQEGILTRVPGIGPKTARSIIFHLKDKVKVEIPAPVPSAITKIDEEVIAALTSLGYSLVEAQRAVQSVPKEVTQVEERLRLALAYFASKG; translated from the coding sequence ATGATTTCTAGCATTCGGGGAGTTGTGGAGAAAACAGGCAAAAATTTTGTGGTAGTCAGAGTTGGAGATGTAAGCCTTAAAGTTTTAGTTCCAGCCTATCTGGTTGACGAGGGTTTGCAGCCCGGTGATTCCATCACCCTTTTTACCAGCCTTTATTTCAAAGAGGAAGAGCTCTCCCTTTACGGTTTCGCCCATGAAGATGAAAGGGATTTCTTTGAGCTCCTTATGACTACCCCTGGAGTGGGGCCCAAAGTAGCGCTGGCCCTTCTTTCCTATCTTTCACCGGCTGCTCTCCGGGAGGCTATCGCCCTTGAGCAGGAGGGAATCTTAACCAGAGTGCCGGGCATAGGGCCTAAAACTGCCCGAAGCATAATATTCCACCTGAAGGACAAAGTCAAAGTTGAAATCCCAGCACCGGTGCCGTCGGCTATAACAAAAATTGATGAGGAGGTGATCGCTGCTCTCACCTCTCTGGGTTACAGCCTCGTGGAAGCTCAGCGGGCTGTCCAGTCTGTCCCGAAGGAAGTAACCCAGGTGGAGGAACGCTTGAGGCTTGCTCTCGCCTACTTCGCTTCGAAGGGTTAG